The nucleotide window TGCAAGGAGTCTCATATCGTTTACGACCCTTGCTCTGGGAGCTTAAAACGGCAAAGGGAGATAAGGTTTCTGCTTCCAGTTTTTCAAGGCATGGACGCATTGATATCACCTCCCTGAAATAATAGTTCAACAGGACAGCAAAAATACCTGCTGTATTTGCCAACTATATGATATTGAATAATCTTGTCAATCTGTTTATACTTTACCCATACGCCAATTCAAACTAAAAACATTTATAGTACGTCACACCAGAGGAGGGAGAAAGCATTGAAGAAAATATTAATTTTTGCCATCACAGCATTGTTAATGCTTGGGGCCGTAATCCCAGCACATGCTGGGCTGCAACCGTTTGAGGTTGAAGCCAAAGCTGCTCTGGTTATGGATTACGATACCGGACAGATTCTCTATGCGCATAATATTGACGAAGCCTTGCCTCCGGCAAGCATCACCAAATTAATGAGCATGTATCTAATTTTTGAGGCATTGGAATCCGGTCAAATCAGCCTGGATGAGAAGGTAACAGCCTCCAGCAACGTCTTGATGTCTGCGGATTCCTCACAAATATTCCTTGCACCAGGCGAAGAATTAACTGTGAAAGAATTACTGCTTTCAATCGCAATCATCTCGGCCAATGACGCAGGCGTTGCCATGGCGGAACACATTGCCGGCAGTGAAGGCGCCTTTATCACATTGATGAATGACAAGGCCCGAGAATTGGGCATGACCCAAACCAATTTCGCGAATGTCCACGGCCTAGATGCGGCAAACCACCATATGTCTGCCCGGGACATAGCTATCCTTTCCCGCGCCATTCTACGGGATTTTCCCGATGTCCTTGACTACTCTTCCATTCGCCATTTGCGCCTGGACAGGGAAACCCGCTATGTCCGGGAGGGCCATTTTGATCTCAACTCTACATTCACGTCTTTGATTGGCTGGCGCAACGTTGACGGCCTGAAAACGGGCTGGACCCCCCAAGCCGGCCGCGGTATAACCGCCACTTCGCTCCATAATGACCGGCGGGTTATTGCTGTGGTTCTGGGAACAGAAACCATCGCCATTCGGGATGCCGAAACCAAAAAGTTAATTGATTATGGACATGATCAATTTGAGCCGCGCACCGTCCTAGAGACAGAGGTGGTTGTTGAGACCCTAAACATCGCCAATGCCCGGGAACGGGAAGTAAATGTGGTATTGCAATCTGATGCCACTGTTTTGTTGAAGCCTGAGATGTCTGTTGCAGACTTACATGTTGAGAAAGAATTTATGGATGATATCGCTGCCCCGCTGGCTGAAGGGGAACAAGTCGGCACCTACCGGTTGCTCTGGGACGAGGAAACAGTGCTGGAAATACCGCTGACTGTCAATGAGGATGTTACCCAGGCAAATTTCTTTGTCCGGACCCTTCGCTATCTCAGTGACGCCCTTACCCAATTGGGTGGCTGGATTATGGACAAGATATCCTAAAAGAAGTGCGACCCAGCGGTCGCACTTCTTTTTTAGTTGTTTTTCAACTTTGCCTGGGCAGCTGCCAGGCGGGCCACCGGCACCCGATACGGGGAGCAGCTTACATAGTTCATATTCAGCAAGTGACAAAACTCTATTGAATTTGGCTCGCCACCATGTTCACCACAAATTCCCAGTTTGATGTCAGGCCGCTTTTCCCGTCCCCGTTCGACTGCGATTTTCATCAGGCTGCCGACACCCTCGCGGTCAAGGACAGCGAACGGATTTTCTGCAAGTATTTTATCCGCCAGATAGCCGGGCAGAAACTTACCCTCAGCATCATCCCGACTAAATCCAAAGGTCGTCTGGGTCAAATCATTGGTACCAAAGGAGAAGAAGTCGGCGTGGGCAGCAATGGCATCGGCTGTCATGCAGGCGCGGGGGAGCTCGATCATCGTACCGATCAGGATATCCGGTTTGCGTTCGTCACGTTTTTCAACCTCTGCCAGGACATCTTCAACCAACGCCCGCATTTTTTCTAGTTCCTTTTGCTCACAAACCAGAGGGATCATTATCTCTGCCTTTACGTCTAATCCCTCAGACTGTAACTGGTTGGCGGCATTGAGAATTGCTTCAATCTGCATGGCGTAAATCTCCGGATAGAGCAGCCCAAGACGGCAACCACGGTTGCCAAGCATCGGGTTAAATTCTTCCAGATTCCTGACCTGGCGTAATAGATGCTTTTTGGTCTCGAGATCTTTCTTGATACCCTGATGCTCCAAGAGCGCTATTTCCACCGCAAGCCGCTCAGCGCTTGGCAAAAACTCATGGAGCGGCGGGTCCAGAAGGCGGACGGTAACCGGTAGTCCATCCATGGCCCGGAAAATGCCTGCAAAATCTTGCTGCTGTACCGGCAGCAGCTTTTGGAGGGCATCCTCCCGCTCGTTCTTTGTCTCAGCCAAGATCATCTTTTGTACCAAAGGCAGGCGGTCGGGCCCCATAAACATATGCTCAGTCCGACAAAGTCCGATACCCTGGGCACCAAACTCACGAGCTTTGGCCGCATCTTCAGGGTTGTCGGCATTTGCCCGGATCCCAAGCTTGCGCACCTCATCGGCCCAATCCAGCAGCTCTGAGAACTCACTGCTGATCTCCGGCTCCACCAACGGTACCTCACCGAGGATTACCCTGCCTGTGCCGCCGTCAATGGACAGTTTATCTCCTTTCGACAAGGTCTTTCCTTCAACAGTCACAGTTTCCATTTCCATATCGATTTTTAACGCTTCACAACCGCAGACACACGGTTTTCCCATGCCACGGGCCACAACGGCAGCATGGCTGGTCATACCGCCCCGGGATGTAAGGATGCCCTGGGCAGCGACGATTCCGTGAATATCATCCGGAGTTGTTTCTGGCCGCACCAAGATCACAACTTCCCCGTTCTGCCCCAGCTTTTCTGCTTCATCGGAATCAAAGACGATGGTGCCGCTGGCCGCGCCGGGTGAAGCTGGCAAACCCCGGGCAATTACGTCAAGTTTTGCATCCGGCGAGACCTGTCGATGTAACAGATTGCCAACCTGGTTGGCATCTACCCGCAGAAGGGCAGTCCCTTTGTCAATCAGGCCTTCCCGCACCATATCGACGGCAATCTTCACCGCCGCGCGGGCTGTGCGTTTACCGGTCCTGGTTTGCAGCATATAGAGTTTGCCCCGCTCGATGGTAAATTCCACATCCTGCATCTCT belongs to Bacillota bacterium and includes:
- a CDS encoding D-alanyl-D-alanine carboxypeptidase encodes the protein MKKILIFAITALLMLGAVIPAHAGLQPFEVEAKAALVMDYDTGQILYAHNIDEALPPASITKLMSMYLIFEALESGQISLDEKVTASSNVLMSADSSQIFLAPGEELTVKELLLSIAIISANDAGVAMAEHIAGSEGAFITLMNDKARELGMTQTNFANVHGLDAANHHMSARDIAILSRAILRDFPDVLDYSSIRHLRLDRETRYVREGHFDLNSTFTSLIGWRNVDGLKTGWTPQAGRGITATSLHNDRRVIAVVLGTETIAIRDAETKKLIDYGHDQFEPRTVLETEVVVETLNIANAREREVNVVLQSDATVLLKPEMSVADLHVEKEFMDDIAAPLAEGEQVGTYRLLWDEETVLEIPLTVNEDVTQANFFVRTLRYLSDALTQLGGWIMDKIS
- a CDS encoding pyruvate, phosphate dikinase codes for the protein MMSKMVLVFGEGNATQRELLGGKGANLAEMKNMGLPVPNGFTVTTEACKDFYRQGRNLSSELEVEITEGVRRLEALTGKKFGDVDNPLLVSVRSGAPISMPGMMDTVLNLGLNDVTVEALAKVTDNPRFAFDCYRRFIQMYGDVVLNVPHHDFEAILTRIRSEAGVEHDNELEVQHLQKLIKLYKEHIYKIVRIEFPKEPLEQLMLAVKAVFASWNNNRAIVYRKIHKIPEHYGTAVNVQEMVFGNMGNDSGTGVLFTRDPSTGENGLYGEFLINAQGEDVVAGIRTPLPLAKLQELMPEVWTELQAVCERLETHYLEMQDVEFTIERGKLYMLQTRTGKRTARAAVKIAVDMVREGLIDKGTALLRVDANQVGNLLHRQVSPDAKLDVIARGLPASPGAASGTIVFDSDEAEKLGQNGEVVILVRPETTPDDIHGIVAAQGILTSRGGMTSHAAVVARGMGKPCVCGCEALKIDMEMETVTVEGKTLSKGDKLSIDGGTGRVILGEVPLVEPEISSEFSELLDWADEVRKLGIRANADNPEDAAKAREFGAQGIGLCRTEHMFMGPDRLPLVQKMILAETKNEREDALQKLLPVQQQDFAGIFRAMDGLPVTVRLLDPPLHEFLPSAERLAVEIALLEHQGIKKDLETKKHLLRQVRNLEEFNPMLGNRGCRLGLLYPEIYAMQIEAILNAANQLQSEGLDVKAEIMIPLVCEQKELEKMRALVEDVLAEVEKRDERKPDILIGTMIELPRACMTADAIAAHADFFSFGTNDLTQTTFGFSRDDAEGKFLPGYLADKILAENPFAVLDREGVGSLMKIAVERGREKRPDIKLGICGEHGGEPNSIEFCHLLNMNYVSCSPYRVPVARLAAAQAKLKNN